In Streptococcus sp. SN-1, a single genomic region encodes these proteins:
- the rnhC gene encoding ribonuclease HIII, with the protein MASITLTPSEKEIQAFLEHYQTSLAPSKNPYIRYFLRLPQATVSIYTSGKVLLQGEGAEKYASFFGYQVVEETSGQNLPLIGTDEVGNGSYFGGLAVVASFVTPDQHDFLRKLGVGDSKTLTDQKIRQIAPILKEKIQHQALLLSPSKYNEVIGDRYNAVSVKVALHNQAIYLLLQKGVQPEKIVIDAFTSAKNYDKYLAQEANRFSNPISLEEKAEGKYLAVAVSSIIARDLFLENLENLGRELGYQLPSGAGTASDKVASQILKAYGMQGLNFCAKLHFKNTEKAKKRLER; encoded by the coding sequence ATGGCAAGTATAACACTCACACCAAGCGAAAAGGAGATTCAGGCTTTTCTTGAACACTATCAAACTAGTCTGGCTCCCAGCAAAAATCCCTATATTCGCTACTTTTTGCGACTACCTCAAGCTACCGTTTCTATCTATACTTCTGGAAAGGTCTTGCTTCAGGGGGAAGGAGCCGAGAAATATGCTAGTTTCTTTGGCTATCAAGTTGTAGAGGAAACTAGCGGTCAAAATCTTCCTTTGATTGGGACGGATGAGGTTGGAAATGGTTCCTACTTTGGTGGGCTTGCAGTCGTGGCTTCCTTTGTCACACCTGACCAGCATGATTTCTTACGAAAACTTGGTGTGGGGGATTCCAAGACTCTGACCGACCAAAAGATTCGTCAGATTGCTCCTATCCTCAAGGAAAAAATCCAGCACCAGGCACTGCTTCTCTCACCAAGCAAGTACAACGAGGTCATCGGAGACCGCTACAATGCTGTTTCAGTTAAGGTTGCCCTCCATAATCAGGCTATCTATCTCCTCCTTCAAAAAGGTGTTCAACCTGAGAAAATTGTGATTGATGCCTTTACCAGTGCTAAAAATTATGACAAGTACTTGGCACAAGAGGCCAATCGTTTCAGCAATCCTATCAGCTTAGAAGAAAAGGCTGAGGGCAAATACTTGGCTGTAGCAGTTTCTTCTATCATTGCGCGTGATCTCTTTCTGGAAAATCTTGAAAATCTGGGACGAGAACTAGGCTATCAACTTCCAAGTGGAGCTGGAACGGCTTCTGATAAGGTGGCTAGCCAGATTTTGAAAGCCTATGGTATGCAGGGACTCAACTTCTGCGCCAAACTGCACTTTAAAAATACTGAAAAAGCGAAAAAACGCTTAGAAAGGTAA
- a CDS encoding response regulator — protein MKILLVDDHEMVRLGLKSYFDLQDDVEVVGEAANGAQGIDLALELRPDVIVMDIVMPEMNGIDATLAILKEWPEAKILIVTSYLDNEKIMPVLNAGARGYMLKTSSADELLHAVRKVAAGELAIEQEVSKKVEYHRNHMELHEELTARERDVLQLIAKGYENQRIADELFISLKTVKTHVSNILAKLEVSDRTQAAVYAFQHHLVGHEEF, from the coding sequence ATGAAAATTTTACTAGTAGATGACCATGAGATGGTCCGATTGGGCTTGAAAAGCTACTTTGACCTCCAAGATGATGTAGAAGTTGTGGGTGAGGCGGCCAACGGGGCTCAAGGTATTGACTTGGCCTTGGAATTGCGTCCGGATGTCATTGTCATGGATATCGTCATGCCTGAGATGAATGGAATTGACGCGACCTTGGCCATCCTCAAAGAATGGCCTGAAGCCAAGATTTTGATTGTGACCTCTTACTTAGACAATGAAAAAATCATGCCGGTCTTGAATGCAGGTGCTAGGGGCTATATGCTCAAGACTTCTAGTGCAGATGAATTGCTCCATGCTGTCCGCAAGGTAGCTGCTGGGGAGTTAGCCATTGAGCAGGAGGTCAGCAAGAAGGTCGAATACCACCGCAATCATATGGAACTTCACGAGGAATTGACTGCGCGTGAACGAGATGTACTTCAGCTGATCGCCAAGGGATACGAAAATCAGCGCATCGCAGATGAACTCTTTATCTCTCTCAAGACGGTCAAGACCCACGTGTCCAACATTCTTGCCAAGCTTGAGGTTAGCGATCGCACTCAGGCAGCAGTCTATGCCTTCCAGCATCACTTGGTAGGGCATGAGGAGTTTTAA
- a CDS encoding ATP-dependent RecD-like DNA helicase, with the protein MEVYFSGTIERIIFENPSNFYRILLLEVEDTDAEDFDDFEIIVTGTMADVIEGEDYTFWGQIVQHSKYGEQLQISRYERSKPTSKGLVKYFSSSHFKGIGLKTAQKIVDTYGDNTIDEILQHPEKLEGIAGLSAKNREAFVSALRLNYGTEMVLAKLANYGIPNKLAFQIQDFYKEETLDVVENYPYQLVEDIKGLGFTIADQLAEELGIESQAPERFRAGLVHSLFQACMETGDTYVEARDLLEQTLTLLESSRPVELDPSQVAQELSYLIEEDKVQQIDTKIFDNSLFFAEEGIRSHLVRILEKGKQKSHDLETIQKHIATVEDELEIEYDSIQKQAICDAIQNKVFILTGGPGTGKTTVINGIIAVYALLEGLDLRKKSNLPILLAAPTGRAARRMNELTGLPSATIHRHLGMTGDDDTSHLEDYLDADFIIVDEFSMVDTWLANQLFSNISSNSKILIVGDSDQLPSVSPGQVLADLLHIPLIPQTRLEKIYRQSEESTIVTLASQIRQGILPADFTQKKADRSYFEIASGHIPATIEKILGAALRSGIPARDIQVLAPMYRGTAGIDTINQLMQDLLNPTQKDQLSFEAPQCHYRKGDKVIHLVNDAEINVFNGDLGAITDLIPGKYTESKQDEIVIDFDGNEVSYPRNEWYKIRLAYAMSIHKSQGSEFPVVILPITSASRRMLERNLIYTAITRAKSKLILLGELQAFDYATQHIGTARKTYLIERFSDLLETVEEKQQAVSETATSSTSEQSYILTEENWDSIPAMIGITDADLKEIFGK; encoded by the coding sequence ATGGAAGTTTATTTTTCAGGAACCATTGAACGGATTATTTTTGAAAATCCCAGCAATTTTTATCGTATCCTCCTCCTAGAAGTCGAAGATACGGACGCAGAGGATTTTGATGATTTTGAAATCATTGTCACCGGCACCATGGCTGACGTGATTGAGGGAGAAGACTATACTTTTTGGGGGCAAATTGTCCAGCACTCCAAGTATGGGGAACAACTGCAAATCAGCCGGTATGAACGCTCAAAACCAACTAGCAAGGGATTGGTTAAGTACTTTTCAAGTAGCCATTTCAAGGGAATTGGTCTCAAAACTGCTCAGAAAATTGTGGATACCTATGGCGACAATACCATTGACGAAATTTTGCAACACCCAGAAAAGTTAGAAGGCATCGCAGGACTATCTGCCAAAAATCGTGAGGCTTTCGTCTCCGCTCTCCGCCTCAACTACGGAACAGAGATGGTCTTGGCCAAACTTGCCAACTACGGCATTCCCAATAAACTAGCCTTCCAGATTCAAGACTTTTACAAGGAAGAAACCCTTGATGTGGTTGAAAACTATCCCTACCAGTTGGTTGAGGATATCAAGGGTTTGGGCTTTACCATTGCTGACCAACTAGCAGAGGAACTAGGTATTGAAAGTCAGGCTCCTGAGCGCTTTCGTGCCGGTCTAGTTCACAGTCTTTTTCAGGCCTGTATGGAAACAGGGGATACCTATGTTGAAGCACGGGATTTGCTAGAACAAACTCTAACTCTTCTTGAATCTTCCCGCCCCGTGGAACTGGACCCCAGCCAAGTTGCTCAAGAACTCTCCTACCTAATCGAAGAAGACAAGGTTCAGCAAATTGATACCAAAATCTTTGATAACAGCCTCTTTTTCGCTGAGGAAGGCATCCGCAGTCACTTGGTTCGTATCCTTGAAAAAGGAAAACAAAAGAGTCATGATTTAGAAACAATTCAAAAACATATCGCTACTGTCGAGGATGAGCTGGAGATTGAGTATGATAGCATTCAAAAACAGGCTATTTGTGACGCTATCCAGAACAAGGTCTTTATCCTGACAGGTGGACCTGGTACTGGTAAGACAACTGTTATCAATGGGATCATAGCTGTTTATGCCCTCTTAGAAGGACTTGACCTCAGGAAAAAAAGCAATTTGCCCATTCTTCTTGCTGCTCCAACTGGTCGAGCTGCTAGGCGCATGAATGAATTAACAGGCTTGCCAAGCGCGACCATACACCGTCATTTAGGAATGACAGGTGACGATGATACCAGTCATCTGGAAGATTATCTGGATGCCGATTTTATTATCGTGGATGAATTTTCCATGGTAGACACTTGGCTAGCCAACCAACTCTTCTCCAACATCTCTTCTAACAGTAAAATTCTCATCGTGGGAGATAGCGATCAGCTACCGTCTGTCAGCCCTGGACAGGTTCTAGCGGACCTGCTTCATATTCCCTTAATTCCTCAGACTCGTTTGGAAAAAATTTACCGACAAAGCGAAGAATCAACCATCGTTACCCTAGCTAGTCAGATTCGACAGGGCATCTTGCCAGCTGATTTCACCCAGAAAAAAGCTGACCGTTCCTACTTTGAAATTGCTAGCGGACATATTCCTGCTACGATTGAGAAAATCTTAGGCGCTGCCCTCAGAAGTGGTATCCCTGCCCGTGATATCCAAGTTCTGGCTCCCATGTACCGAGGGACGGCAGGGATTGATACTATCAACCAGCTCATGCAAGACCTGCTCAATCCAACACAAAAAGATCAACTCAGTTTTGAAGCTCCCCAGTGCCACTATCGCAAGGGAGACAAGGTCATTCATTTGGTCAACGATGCTGAAATCAATGTCTTTAATGGAGATTTAGGAGCCATCACAGACCTAATTCCTGGTAAATATACCGAATCGAAGCAAGACGAGATTGTCATTGATTTTGATGGCAATGAAGTCTCATACCCACGTAACGAATGGTACAAGATTCGCCTGGCCTATGCCATGAGCATCCATAAATCACAGGGAAGTGAGTTCCCTGTTGTCATCCTACCTATCACCAGTGCTAGCCGACGTATGCTGGAGCGCAATCTCATCTACACAGCCATTACACGCGCCAAAAGCAAGCTTATCTTACTAGGCGAATTACAGGCCTTTGACTATGCTACCCAACATATCGGAACTGCCCGAAAAACCTATCTAATTGAACGTTTCAGTGACTTATTGGAAACTGTTGAAGAAAAGCAACAAGCGGTCTCTGAAACTGCCACATCAAGCACCTCTGAACAATCCTACATCCTAACAGAAGAAAACTGGGACAGCATCCCAGCCATGATTGGGATTACTGACGCAGATCTCAAAGAGATTTTTGGAAAATAG
- a CDS encoding sodium:alanine symporter family protein gives MLELLKSIDAFAWGPPLLILLVGTGIYLTARLGLLQVLRLPKAFQLIFTKDKGHGDVSSFAALCTALAATVGTGNIIGVATAIKVGGPGALFWMWMAAFFGMATKYAEGLLAIKYRTKDDHGAVAGGPMHYILLGMGEKWRPLAIFFALAGVLVALLGIGTFTQVNSITESIQNTTAISPAITALVLSVFVAIAVFGGLKSISKVSTTVVPFMAIIYILGTLTVIFFNIGKIPATIALILTTAFSPVAAVGGFAGTSIRMAIQNGVARGVFSNESGLGSAPIAAAAAKTNEPVEQGLISMTGTFIDTLIICTLTGLTILVTGVWSGDLNGVALTQSAFSTVFSHFGPALLTIFLVLFAFTTILGWNYYGERCFEFLFGVRFIWLYRVVFVLMVLLGGFIELDMVWIIADIVNALMALPNLIALLVLSPVVIAETKKYFDK, from the coding sequence ATGTTAGAATTGCTTAAATCAATCGATGCTTTTGCTTGGGGCCCACCCCTTTTGATTTTATTGGTCGGAACAGGTATTTACCTAACTGCCCGTCTAGGCCTCTTGCAGGTTTTGCGTCTGCCCAAGGCCTTCCAGCTTATTTTTACCAAGGATAAGGGGCATGGCGATGTATCCAGCTTTGCGGCACTATGTACAGCCCTAGCAGCGACAGTTGGTACGGGAAATATTATCGGGGTAGCTACAGCTATCAAGGTCGGTGGACCAGGAGCCCTCTTTTGGATGTGGATGGCTGCTTTCTTTGGAATGGCAACCAAGTATGCGGAAGGACTACTAGCTATCAAATACCGTACCAAGGATGATCATGGTGCAGTAGCGGGAGGTCCCATGCACTATATCCTTCTAGGGATGGGAGAAAAGTGGCGACCACTTGCCATCTTCTTTGCCCTGGCAGGTGTGCTAGTAGCTTTGCTGGGAATCGGAACCTTCACCCAAGTCAACTCGATTACAGAATCTATCCAAAATACAACGGCTATTTCACCAGCCATCACAGCTCTTGTGTTGTCTGTATTTGTAGCGATTGCTGTCTTTGGTGGACTCAAGTCCATCTCTAAGGTGTCAACTACTGTTGTTCCTTTTATGGCTATCATCTATATTTTAGGAACTCTTACAGTTATTTTCTTTAATATTGGAAAAATTCCTGCCACAATCGCTTTAATCTTGACAACGGCTTTTAGTCCAGTTGCTGCGGTAGGTGGTTTTGCTGGGACTAGCATTCGAATGGCTATTCAAAATGGTGTAGCGCGAGGTGTTTTCTCGAACGAATCTGGTCTGGGTTCGGCTCCCATTGCAGCTGCTGCGGCTAAGACAAATGAACCGGTAGAGCAAGGTTTGATTTCCATGACAGGAACCTTTATTGATACACTCATTATCTGTACCTTGACTGGTTTGACTATCTTGGTAACTGGTGTTTGGAGTGGTGATTTGAATGGAGTTGCCTTGACTCAGTCAGCCTTCTCAACAGTCTTTTCACACTTTGGACCTGCCCTTTTGACCATCTTCCTTGTGCTCTTTGCCTTTACAACGATTCTAGGTTGGAACTATTACGGAGAACGTTGTTTTGAGTTTCTCTTTGGGGTTCGCTTTATCTGGCTCTACCGTGTGGTCTTTGTGCTCATGGTCTTGCTAGGAGGATTTATCGAGTTGGATATGGTTTGGATTATCGCAGATATTGTCAATGCCTTGATGGCTCTGCCAAACTTGATTGCCCTCTTAGTTTTATCACCAGTCGTTATTGCTGAAACTAAAAAGTATTTTGACAAATAA
- the tig gene encoding trigger factor produces the protein MSVSFENKETNRGVLTFTISQDQIKPELDRVFNSVKKSLNVPGFRKGHLPRPIFDKKFGEESLYQDVMNALLPNAYEAAVKEAGLEVVAQPKIDVTSMEKGQDWVITAEVVTKPEVKLGDYKNLEVSVDVEKEVTDADVEERIERERNNLAELVIKDAAAENGDTVVIDFVGSIDGVEFDGGKGENFSLGLGSGQFIPGFEDQLVGHSAGETVDVIVTFPEDYQAEDLAGKEAKFVTTIHEVKAKEVPALDDELAKDIDEEVETLAELKEKYRKELAAAKEEAYKDAVEGAAIDKAVENAEIVELPEEMIHEEVHRSVNEFLGNLQRQGINPDMYFQITGTTQEDLHNQYQAEAESRTKTNLVIEAVAKAEGFDASEEEIQKEVEQLAADYNMEVAQVQSLLSADMLKHDITIKKAVELITSTATVK, from the coding sequence ATGTCTGTATCATTTGAAAACAAAGAAACAAACCGTGGTGTCTTGACTTTCACTATCTCTCAAGACCAAATCAAACCAGAATTGGACCGTGTCTTCAACTCAGTGAAGAAATCTCTTAATGTTCCAGGTTTCCGTAAAGGTCACCTTCCACGCCCTATCTTCGACAAGAAATTTGGTGAAGAATCACTTTACCAAGACGTTATGAACGCTCTTTTGCCAAACGCTTATGAAGCAGCTGTAAAAGAAGCTGGTCTTGAAGTCGTTGCTCAACCAAAAATTGATGTAACTTCAATGGAAAAAGGTCAAGACTGGGTTATCACTGCTGAAGTCGTTACAAAACCTGAAGTAAAATTGGGTGACTACAAAAACCTTGAAGTATCAGTTGATGTAGAAAAAGAAGTAACTGACGCTGACGTTGAAGAGCGTATTGAACGCGAACGCAACAACTTGGCTGAATTGGTTATCAAAGACGCTGCTGCTGAAAACGGCGACACTGTTGTCATCGACTTCGTTGGTTCTATCGACGGTGTTGAATTTGACGGTGGAAAAGGTGAAAACTTCTCACTTGGACTTGGTTCAGGTCAATTCATCCCTGGTTTTGAAGACCAATTGGTAGGTCACTCAGCTGGCGAAACTGTTGACGTTATCGTAACATTCCCAGAAGACTACCAAGCAGAAGACCTTGCAGGTAAAGAAGCTAAATTCGTGACAACTATCCACGAAGTAAAAGCTAAAGAAGTTCCAGCTCTTGACGATGAGCTTGCAAAAGACATTGACGAAGAAGTTGAAACACTTGCTGAATTGAAAGAAAAATACCGCAAGGAATTGGCTGCTGCTAAAGAAGAAGCTTACAAAGATGCAGTTGAAGGTGCAGCAATTGATAAAGCTGTAGAAAACGCTGAAATCGTAGAACTTCCAGAAGAAATGATTCACGAAGAAGTTCACCGTTCAGTAAACGAATTCCTTGGAAACTTGCAACGTCAAGGTATCAACCCTGACATGTACTTCCAAATCACTGGAACTACTCAAGAAGACCTTCATAATCAATACCAAGCAGAAGCTGAGTCACGTACTAAGACTAACCTTGTTATCGAAGCAGTTGCGAAAGCTGAAGGATTTGATGCTTCAGAAGAAGAAATCCAAAAAGAAGTTGAGCAATTGGCAGCAGACTACAACATGGAAGTTGCTCAAGTACAAAGCTTGCTTTCAGCTGATATGTTGAAACACGATATCACAATCAAAAAAGCTGTTGAATTGATTACAAGCACAGCAACAGTTAAATAA
- the zapA gene encoding cell division protein ZapA, which produces MANLNRFKFTFGKKSLTLTSEHDNLFMEEIAKVATEKYQAIKEQMPSADDETIALLLVVNCLSTQLSREIEFDDKEQELEELRHKLVTCKQEQSKIEDSL; this is translated from the coding sequence ATGGCAAATCTAAATCGATTCAAATTTACATTCGGGAAAAAATCATTAACCTTGACAAGCGAGCATGATAATCTTTTTATGGAGGAAATCGCTAAGGTTGCGACAGAAAAATACCAAGCAATTAAAGAACAAATGCCTAGTGCAGATGATGAAACAATCGCTCTTTTGTTGGTAGTTAACTGTTTGTCAACTCAACTCAGCCGTGAGATTGAATTTGACGATAAAGAACAAGAACTAGAAGAACTCCGTCACAAGCTTGTGACTTGCAAGCAAGAACAGAGCAAGATTGAGGATTCCTTATGA
- a CDS encoding CvpA family protein, translating to MISLLLLLVLAWGFYIGYRRGLLLQVYYLISAMASAFVAGQFYKGLGEQFHLLLPYANPQEGQGTFFFPSDQLFQLDKVFYAGIGYLLVFGIVYSIGRLLGLLLHLIPSKKLGGKLFQVSAGILSMLVTLFVLQMALTILATIPMAAIQNPLEKSIVAKHIIQSIPVTTSWLKQIWVTNLIG from the coding sequence ATGATTTCACTCCTTCTTCTATTGGTCTTGGCTTGGGGATTTTATATCGGCTATCGGAGAGGTCTGCTCTTACAGGTTTATTACCTGATTTCAGCCATGGCATCGGCTTTTGTGGCTGGCCAGTTTTACAAGGGGCTTGGAGAACAATTCCATTTATTACTCCCTTATGCAAATCCGCAGGAAGGTCAGGGGACTTTCTTTTTCCCATCAGATCAACTCTTTCAGTTGGATAAGGTCTTTTACGCAGGTATCGGCTACTTGTTGGTATTTGGGATTGTCTATAGCATCGGTCGTTTGCTTGGTCTCCTCTTACACTTGATTCCTAGTAAAAAGCTTGGTGGTAAGTTGTTCCAAGTTTCAGCAGGTATCTTGTCCATGTTGGTGACCTTGTTTGTCTTGCAGATGGCCTTGACAATCTTGGCAACCATCCCCATGGCAGCTATACAAAATCCTCTTGAAAAGAGTATCGTCGCAAAACACATCATCCAGAGCATACCGGTAACAACCAGTTGGCTCAAACAAATCTGGGTGACAAATTTAATCGGATAA
- a CDS encoding endonuclease MutS2, which translates to MNKKILETLEFNKVKALFEPHLLTEQGLEQLRQLAPTAKADKIKQAFAEMKEMQALFVEQPHFTILATKEIAGVCKRLEMGADLNIEEFLLLKRVLLASRELQSFYANLENVSLEELALWFEKLHDFPQLQGNLQAFNDAGFIENFASEELARIRRKIHDSESQVRDVLQDLLKQKAQMLTEGIVASRNGRQVLPVKNTYRNKIAGVVHDISASGNTVYIEPREVVKLSEEIASLRADERYEMLRILQEISERVRPHAAEIANDAWIIGHLDLIRAKVRFIQERQAVVPQLSENQEIQLLHVCHPLVKNAVANDVHFGQDLTAIVITGPNTGGKTIMLKTLGLTQVMAQSGLPILADKGSRVGIFEEIFADIGDEQSIEQSLSTFSSHMTNIVDILGKVNQHSLLLLDELGAGTDPQEGAALAMAILEDLRLRQVKTMATTHYPELKAYGIETAFVQNASMEFDTATLRPTYRFMQGVPGRSNAFEIAKRLGLSEVIVGDASQQVNQDNDVNRIIEQLEEQTLESRKRLDNIREVEQENLKMNRALKKLYNELNREKETELNKAREQAAEIVDMALSESDQILKNLHSKSQLKPHEIIEAKAKLKKLAPEKVDLSKNKVLQKAKKKRAPKVGDDIVVLSYGQRGTLTSQLKDGRWEAQVGLIKMTLEEKEFDLVQAQQEKQVKKKQVNVVKRTSGRGPQARLDLRGKRYEEAMNELDAFIDQALLNNMAQVDIIHGIGTGVIREGVTKYLQRNKHVKSFGYAPQNAGGSGATIVTFKG; encoded by the coding sequence ATGAATAAGAAAATATTAGAAACATTAGAGTTCAATAAGGTCAAGGCCTTGTTTGAGCCTCATTTGTTGACAGAGCAGGGCTTGGAGCAATTGAGACAGCTGGCTCCGACTGCCAAAGCAGATAAAATCAAACAGGCTTTTGCTGAGATGAAGGAGATGCAGGCTCTCTTTGTCGAGCAACCGCATTTTACTATTCTTGCAACCAAGGAAATCGCAGGAGTCTGCAAGCGGTTGGAGATGGGAGCGGACCTCAATATCGAGGAGTTCCTACTCTTGAAGCGCGTGCTTCTTGCTAGCCGAGAACTGCAAAGTTTTTATGCCAATCTGGAAAATGTCAGCTTGGAAGAATTAGCCCTTTGGTTTGAGAAATTACATGATTTTCCGCAATTACAAGGAAATCTCCAAGCCTTTAATGATGCAGGTTTCATTGAAAATTTTGCCAGTGAAGAATTGGCGCGCATCCGTCGAAAAATCCATGATAGCGAGAGTCAGGTCCGCGATGTTTTGCAAGATTTGCTTAAGCAAAAAGCGCAGATGTTGACAGAAGGGATTGTTGCCAGCAGAAATGGCCGTCAGGTTTTACCAGTCAAAAACACCTACCGCAATAAGATTGCAGGTGTCGTTCATGATATTTCTGCTAGTGGAAATACCGTCTATATCGAACCCCGTGAGGTGGTTAAACTGAGTGAAGAAATTGCCAGTTTGCGAGCAGATGAGCGCTATGAAATGCTTCGCATTCTTCAAGAAATTTCTGAGCGTGTTCGCCCTCATGCGGCTGAGATTGCTAATGACGCTTGGATTATCGGTCATCTGGACTTGATTCGTGCCAAGGTCCGATTTATCCAAGAAAGGCAAGCAGTCGTTCCTCAGCTGTCAGAAAATCAGGAAATTCAACTGCTCCATGTATGTCATCCTCTGGTCAAAAATGCCGTCGCAAATGATGTCCATTTTGGTCAAGATTTAACAGCGATTGTCATTACAGGACCCAATACAGGTGGGAAGACCATCATGCTCAAAACTCTGGGCTTGACGCAGGTGATGGCCCAGTCTGGTTTGCCGATTTTAGCAGACAAGGGAAGTCGTGTTGGTATTTTTGAAGAAATCTTTGCAGATATTGGCGATGAGCAGTCTATTGAGCAGAGCTTGTCTACCTTCTCTAGCCACATGACCAATATTGTGGATATTCTTGGCAAGGTCAACCAACATTCACTCTTGCTCTTGGATGAGTTGGGGGCTGGTACGGATCCCCAAGAGGGAGCCGCCCTTGCCATGGCAATTCTGGAGGACCTTCGTCTGCGTCAAGTCAAGACTATGGCGACTACCCACTATCCGGAACTAAAGGCCTACGGAATTGAGACAGCTTTTGTGCAAAATGCCAGCATGGAGTTTGATACTGCAACTCTACGCCCGACCTATCGCTTTATGCAGGGCGTTCCTGGTCGAAGCAATGCCTTCGAAATCGCTAAACGTTTAGGTCTATCTGAGGTTATCGTAGGGGATGCCAGTCAGCAGGTCAATCAGGACAATGATGTCAACCGTATCATTGAGCAACTAGAAGAGCAGACGCTAGAGAGTCGCAAACGCTTGGACAATATCCGTGAGGTGGAGCAAGAAAATCTCAAGATGAACCGTGCTCTCAAAAAACTTTACAACGAGCTCAATCGTGAAAAGGAAACGGAGCTTAATAAGGCGCGTGAACAGGCTGCTGAGATTGTGGACATGGCCCTAAGTGAGAGTGACCAAATTCTCAAAAATCTCCACAGTAAGTCCCAGCTCAAACCTCATGAAATCATTGAAGCCAAGGCCAAGCTGAAAAAATTGGCTCCTGAAAAAGTAGATTTGTCTAAAAACAAGGTCCTTCAAAAGGCCAAGAAAAAACGTGCTCCAAAGGTGGGAGATGATATCGTTGTTCTCAGTTATGGGCAGCGTGGTACCTTGACCAGTCAACTCAAGGACGGCCGCTGGGAAGCCCAAGTTGGCTTGATTAAGATGACTTTAGAAGAGAAAGAATTTGACCTCGTTCAAGCCCAGCAAGAAAAGCAAGTCAAGAAGAAACAGGTCAATGTCGTGAAACGAACTTCTGGTCGTGGCCCACAAGCCAGACTGGACCTTCGAGGCAAACGTTATGAAGAGGCTATGAATGAGCTAGATGCCTTTATCGACCAAGCCTTGCTTAATAATATGGCTCAAGTTGATATCATCCATGGTATCGGAACAGGTGTCATCCGTGAAGGTGTCACCAAATACCTACAAAGAAACAAGCATGTCAAGAGTTTCGGCTATGCCCCACAAAATGCTGGAGGTAGTGGTGCGACTATTGTCACTTTTAAAGGATAG
- the lepB gene encoding signal peptidase I, with product MNSFKNFLKEWGLFLLILSLLALSRIFFWSNVRVEGHSMDPTLADGEILFVVKHLPIDRFDIVVAHEEDANKDIVKRVIGIPGDTIRYENDKLYINDKETDEPYLADYIKRFKDDKLQSTYSGKGFEGNKGTFFRSIAEKAQAFTVDVNYNTNFSFTVPEGEYLLLGDDRLVSSDSRHVGTFKAKDITGEAKFRFWPITRIGTF from the coding sequence ATGAATTCATTTAAAAATTTCCTAAAAGAGTGGGGATTATTCCTCCTGATTCTGTCATTACTAGCTTTAAGTCGTATCTTTTTTTGGAGTAACGTCCGCGTAGAAGGACATTCCATGGATCCTACTCTAGCGGATGGCGAAATTCTCTTTGTCGTTAAGCACCTCCCTATTGACCGTTTTGATATCGTGGTGGCCCATGAGGAAGATGCCAATAAGGACATTGTCAAACGTGTTATCGGAATACCTGGCGATACCATCCGTTACGAAAACGATAAACTTTACATCAATGATAAAGAGACGGACGAACCTTACCTAGCTGACTACATCAAACGTTTCAAGGACGACAAACTCCAAAGCACTTACTCAGGCAAGGGCTTTGAAGGAAATAAAGGAACCTTCTTTAGAAGTATTGCGGAAAAGGCTCAAGCCTTCACAGTTGATGTCAACTACAACACCAACTTTAGCTTTACTGTCCCAGAAGGAGAATACCTTCTCCTCGGAGACGACCGCTTGGTTTCGAGCGACAGTCGTCACGTAGGTACTTTTAAAGCAAAAGATATCACAGGGGAAGCTAAATTCCGCTTCTGGCCAATCACCCGTATCGGAACATTTTAA